The following proteins are encoded in a genomic region of Primulina huaijiensis isolate GDHJ02 chromosome 3, ASM1229523v2, whole genome shotgun sequence:
- the LOC140974571 gene encoding heterogeneous nuclear ribonucleoprotein 1-like: MDDPEQNKIFVGGISWETTDEILKQHFVKYGTVLASVIAKDRISGSPRGFAFVTFSDSSAFHRVLQDSHEILGRTVDVKKAITKSEQSDNQHDRALSRTNSRSNTRSSNHISTKKIFVGGLSANLTEEDFRSYFEKFGRITDVVVMHDNLTHRPRGFGFITFDSEDSVEEAVHKNFHQLGGKLVEVKRAVPKDGNNGNSSGFNGRIGSGRGQTQGNNLPNYTRFGCSPSGYGNVAGYVYGGGMFGGGYPPGGYGGIDYGFPPIAPGSPWSHAMIGVRTNLLPYGSGPPVYPMHLNGWTCFTSLAGNGYNGFLDTRFSGKSAQFSNRDPQGTDESRPSHAVGNNVDDY; the protein is encoded by the exons ATGGACGATCCGGAGCAGAACAAGATATTTGTCGGTGGCATTTCGTGGGAGACGACGGACGAAATTCTGAAACAGCATTTCGTTAAATACGGCACCGTTTTGGCGTCTGTGATAGCAAAAGATCGAATTTCTGGAAGCCCCAGGGGATTCGCTTTCGTCACCTTCTCCGATTCTTCTGCCTTTCATCGTGTACTTCAGGATTCTCATGAAATTCTTGGGCGAACG GTTGATGTGAAAAAAGCAATTACAAAGAGTGAACAAAGTGATAATCAGCATGATAGAGCACTGAGTCGAACTAATAGTAGGAGTAACACTAGGAGCAGCAATCACATTAGTACCAAGAAGATTTTTGTAGGGGGTTTGTCAGCTAATCTAACAGAGGAAGATTTCAGGAGCTACTTCGAGAAGTTCGGTAGGATTACCGATGTAGTTGTGATGCACGATAACTTGACACATAGGCCCAGGGGTTTTGGTTTTATTACATTTGATTCAGAGGATTCTGTCGAGGAGGCTGTGCATAAGAACTTTCACCAATTGGGTGGGAAGCTTGTGGAGGTGAAAAGGGCAGTACCCAAAGATGGAAATAACGGTAATAGTAGTGGTTTTAATGGAAGGATAGGTAGTGGAAGAGGACAGACTCAAGGGAATAACCTGCCCAACTATACGAGATTTGGATGTTCTCCCTCTGGATATGGGAATGTGGCGGGATACGTGTATGGAGGTGGAATGTTTGGTGGTGGTTATCCACCTGGAGGATATGGAGGGATTGATTATGGTTTCCCTCCAATTGCGCCCGGAAGTCCTTGGAGCCATGCGATGATTGGTGTTAGGACAAATTTGTTGCCTTATGGAAGTGGTCCACCTGTGTATCCCATGCATTTAAACGGGTGGACTTGCTTCACCAGTCTGGCCGGGAATGGATATAACGGCTTTCTTGACACCAGATTTAGTGGGAAATCTGCTCAATTTAGCAACAGGGATCCTCAAGGTACAGATGAATCGAGGCCTTCTCACGCTGTCGGGAATAATGTAGATGATTATTGA